Proteins encoded in a region of the Paenibacillus wynnii genome:
- a CDS encoding alpha/beta fold hydrolase, producing the protein MNQTILQRNNVNISGKGNQYMIFAPGFGCNQSMWRMIASEFEKDYRVVLFDYVGTGNSDLQAYNKERYSDLSGYVQDVLDICEAIDAHNAIFVGHSVGSMIGILASIREPKRFERLVLIGPSPCYENKLPDYYGGFSKEDLTGLIDLMEKNFAGWANYLASAVMQNPDRPLLAAELEISFCSIQPDIARLFAVATFFADNRKDLPLVPVPALILQSNEDVIAPVKVGEYVHQSMPQSTYKLMKATGHCPHMSHPEETIQLIHEFLGILIVKDKS; encoded by the coding sequence GTGAATCAAACCATACTTCAGCGTAATAACGTAAATATTTCAGGTAAAGGAAATCAATATATGATCTTCGCTCCGGGCTTCGGCTGCAACCAGTCCATGTGGCGTATGATAGCTTCTGAATTCGAGAAGGATTACCGCGTTGTTCTTTTCGATTATGTGGGTACAGGTAACTCGGACCTTCAGGCATATAACAAAGAACGCTACAGCGACTTGTCAGGCTACGTTCAAGATGTTCTGGATATATGTGAAGCCATTGATGCTCACAACGCGATTTTCGTTGGCCATTCGGTAGGCTCTATGATTGGTATCCTCGCTTCGATCCGCGAACCCAAACGATTTGAACGCCTGGTATTAATAGGTCCGTCCCCTTGCTACGAAAATAAACTTCCTGATTACTACGGAGGTTTTTCTAAAGAGGATCTAACCGGACTAATAGACTTGATGGAGAAAAACTTTGCAGGCTGGGCCAATTATCTTGCTTCCGCTGTAATGCAAAACCCGGATCGTCCATTACTGGCTGCGGAGCTTGAGATAAGTTTTTGTTCGATACAACCGGACATTGCCCGCCTGTTTGCGGTAGCTACTTTTTTTGCTGATAACCGGAAGGACTTGCCTCTCGTGCCTGTCCCGGCGCTTATTCTACAGAGTAATGAGGATGTCATAGCACCCGTTAAAGTTGGCGAATATGTACATCAATCCATGCCGCAGAGCACCTACAAGTTAATGAAAGCAACCGGACATTGCCCCCATATGAGTCATCCGGAGGAAACCATACAATTGATACATGAATTTTTGGGTATATTAATAGTAAAAGACAAATCATAA
- a CDS encoding PAS domain-containing protein — translation MNDTLNRIPCGYLSLMDDNKISAVNQTLLDLLGYDYVALRGLSIDSILSNSSRIFFRIYFTPLILLNTKVNEMFLTLMSSSGEEIPVLLNAVRREIDGSVHHECVVFPIHRQMEYEQQINRSETAANKARGQLQLLQSALQDKQRSLSILKAQIEIYSNQMEEMKVKLDKG, via the coding sequence ATGAATGATACGCTCAACCGCATTCCTTGCGGTTATTTGTCATTGATGGATGACAATAAAATTTCGGCTGTAAACCAAACGCTGCTCGATCTGCTGGGTTATGATTACGTCGCATTACGAGGATTGTCTATTGATTCTATATTATCGAATTCCAGCCGTATATTCTTTCGGATCTACTTTACCCCTTTAATCCTGCTCAACACTAAGGTCAATGAAATGTTCCTGACTTTAATGTCGAGTTCAGGTGAAGAAATTCCTGTACTGCTAAACGCAGTACGAAGAGAAATAGATGGAAGTGTACACCATGAGTGTGTTGTGTTTCCGATACACCGGCAAATGGAGTATGAACAACAAATTAACCGGTCCGAAACCGCTGCGAATAAAGCCAGAGGTCAGCTGCAACTGCTCCAGTCCGCACTACAAGATAAACAGCGTTCTCTTTCGATCCTTAAAGCGCAGATTGAGATCTATTCCAACCAAATGGAAGAAATGAAGGTTAAACTAGATAAAGGCTAA
- a CDS encoding CapA family protein, with product MSSKAIILLLVLISLVTTSAYVLADTSFSTLVPTANSTEMTKPPPTSSPTPTPTPTPTPTPTPTPTPTPSPADITKTVLISAIGDNTLGYDDDFRTAGRFDTVLKSVKTDYSYFFKNVHGILSQDDITIGNLETTFTTAEKRASKMYKFHGLPAYANILDEGSVDAVNLANNHTMDYLDVGYKDTMDTLKKYNIPFFGYNHLAIKEVNGIKVGMFGYTGWSFDGTAKENIRLSVKKLRDQGATIIVASFHWGIERDNYPNDIQKGLAHYAIDNGVDLVLGHHPHVIQGIELYKGKYIAYSLANFVFGGNRNPTDKDTFILQVKFSKKGDLPFAATLTVIPCSISSVKDRNDYQPTPLQGKDRQRVIHKINKYSSNVTVS from the coding sequence TTGTCATCTAAGGCAATTATTTTATTATTAGTATTGATATCATTGGTGACAACGTCTGCTTACGTGCTTGCAGATACAAGCTTTTCAACTTTAGTACCGACAGCTAACTCTACAGAGATGACTAAGCCACCGCCGACATCTTCACCAACACCAACACCAACACCAACACCAACACCAACACCAACACCAACACCAACACCAACACCTAGCCCAGCGGACATCACAAAAACCGTTCTGATTTCGGCTATTGGAGATAACACCTTGGGTTACGATGATGATTTTCGTACAGCCGGGCGTTTCGATACGGTACTAAAGTCGGTGAAGACGGATTACAGTTATTTTTTCAAGAATGTTCACGGTATCTTATCGCAGGATGACATCACCATAGGTAATTTAGAGACGACCTTTACTACAGCCGAAAAAAGAGCGTCAAAAATGTATAAATTCCACGGTTTACCTGCTTACGCCAACATTTTAGATGAGGGTAGTGTAGATGCAGTGAACTTAGCTAATAATCACACGATGGATTACCTCGATGTTGGCTACAAGGACACAATGGATACGCTTAAGAAATACAATATTCCGTTCTTTGGTTATAACCATCTGGCGATTAAAGAGGTAAATGGCATCAAGGTGGGTATGTTTGGTTATACGGGTTGGTCCTTTGACGGTACAGCTAAGGAGAACATCCGTTTATCTGTTAAAAAGCTTAGGGATCAAGGAGCGACAATCATTGTGGCTTCCTTCCATTGGGGGATCGAACGGGATAACTATCCGAATGACATTCAAAAGGGCCTCGCACATTACGCGATTGATAACGGAGTGGACTTGGTTTTGGGACATCATCCGCATGTGATCCAAGGAATAGAGTTATATAAAGGGAAATATATTGCTTATAGCCTGGCAAACTTTGTATTCGGCGGCAACCGAAATCCAACGGATAAAGATACTTTTATACTGCAAGTTAAGTTTTCTAAAAAGGGTGATTTGCCATTTGCAGCTACCTTGACTGTTATTCCTTGCAGCATATCTTCAGTGAAGGATAGAAACGATTATCAACCAACTCCACTTCAAGGGAAAGACCGCCAACGCGTCATTCATAAAATAAACAAATACTCTTCGAACGTAACCGTAAGCTAG
- a CDS encoding sensor histidine kinase → MRVSIKLKFSLFLAVLLILAVSVLSYVVLRGVERNQQAQTEGYLNQHIKTVNLRVKQTFYTGTRLEPQVFMSQRGRGLAVELAGFTGLEVTLYDAKGLQVGTSVQSDPAPGNQEVKDALSYALQNKIAYQSKGDSMLYLAPLQGPEEQMGVVQLHYSLKSNQAFLSTLQNLFLTTGAAVLILSFIIGYLYFNRAVAAIRRLKQAAEEIQHADYIPAPPIKRKDELGELAQGIYFMSREIESNIAAKDEEQRKLQLAIQKLQALEQQQKQYIGNISHEFKTPLTSIKAYVDLLNMYDDDPKLLLEAKVSIAKETQRLYEMVEKVLQLTALEKYDFESQAEVLEVSESLRDICGRMSGKAERYGNTIQLDVKPAQIWIDKESFMHIFINLLDNAIKYNVPNGTIHIHNEIRDHRVWITIRDTGIGIPQESRDKIFEPFYTVNRDRSRQSGGTGLGLSLVRNLVEKQNGTISLLDLEGEGSAFQLSFPIRA, encoded by the coding sequence ATGAGAGTCAGCATCAAGCTGAAATTCAGCCTTTTTCTTGCCGTGCTGCTCATTCTGGCAGTTAGTGTGTTAAGTTATGTCGTTCTCCGCGGAGTGGAGCGGAACCAGCAGGCTCAGACAGAAGGTTACTTGAACCAGCATATCAAAACCGTTAATTTGCGGGTGAAGCAGACCTTTTATACAGGGACGCGGCTTGAGCCTCAAGTATTCATGAGTCAGCGGGGACGGGGGCTTGCGGTGGAGCTGGCTGGTTTTACCGGGCTGGAAGTGACACTCTATGATGCAAAAGGGCTTCAAGTAGGTACATCCGTTCAGAGCGACCCGGCACCGGGGAATCAAGAGGTGAAGGACGCGTTATCGTATGCGCTGCAGAATAAGATCGCTTATCAAAGTAAAGGCGACTCCATGCTATATTTAGCCCCGCTGCAAGGCCCGGAGGAACAAATGGGGGTTGTTCAGCTTCACTATTCACTTAAGAGCAATCAGGCCTTTCTAAGTACACTCCAAAATCTATTTTTGACAACGGGAGCTGCCGTTTTGATCTTGAGCTTCATCATAGGCTATCTGTACTTTAATCGCGCGGTTGCAGCTATTAGGCGGCTGAAGCAGGCGGCGGAGGAAATTCAGCATGCCGATTATATCCCAGCCCCACCGATCAAGCGTAAGGATGAGCTGGGTGAGCTGGCCCAAGGGATCTATTTTATGAGCAGGGAAATTGAGAGCAATATTGCTGCCAAGGATGAAGAACAACGCAAACTACAGCTGGCTATTCAAAAGCTGCAAGCCCTCGAACAGCAGCAGAAGCAGTATATCGGGAACATCAGCCATGAGTTCAAAACACCGCTGACCTCTATAAAAGCCTACGTGGATCTGCTTAATATGTACGATGATGATCCCAAGCTGCTGCTGGAGGCCAAGGTCAGTATTGCCAAAGAAACGCAGCGGCTGTATGAAATGGTGGAGAAGGTGCTGCAGCTGACGGCGCTGGAAAAGTATGATTTTGAATCACAGGCCGAGGTGCTGGAGGTTTCAGAGAGTCTTCGGGATATTTGCGGACGAATGAGCGGCAAAGCGGAGCGCTACGGAAATACGATCCAGCTTGATGTTAAACCGGCTCAGATCTGGATAGATAAAGAGAGCTTTATGCATATTTTTATCAATCTGCTAGATAATGCGATCAAATATAACGTTCCAAACGGAACCATTCATATTCATAACGAAATTAGAGACCATCGGGTGTGGATTACGATCCGTGATACCGGTATTGGTATCCCCCAAGAATCCAGGGATAAAATCTTCGAGCCCTTCTACACGGTTAACCGGGATCGATCCAGACAATCTGGCGGTACCGGGCTGGGACTGTCGCTGGTCCGTAACCTAGTGGAGAAACAGAACGGAACGATCTCCTTGCTGGATCTGGAGGGGGAGGGCTCGGCGTTTCAGCTTTCTTTTCCAATTAGAGCTTAG
- a CDS encoding response regulator transcription factor: protein MNKKVLVVDDEPGIVSAIAYALRREGYEVDTAGDGEEALSKTRTFQPHVIVLDVMMPKMTGYDVCRKLEDRADIGIILLTVKNDIVDKIVGLELGADDYMTKPFEIRELLARVKALLRRLEKNTGEVKTEMFQYGALRIHPAHRTVELGDDKLELTPKEFDLLLLLLAHPQRVYAREELLELVWDLEYAGGTRTVDIHIQRLRKKLGEPYHNILQTVFGVGYKAAPEREYT, encoded by the coding sequence ATGAATAAAAAAGTGCTGGTGGTCGATGACGAACCGGGTATTGTAAGTGCAATTGCTTATGCACTGCGGCGTGAAGGATATGAGGTAGATACGGCCGGGGATGGGGAAGAGGCGCTGAGCAAGACGAGAACCTTTCAACCCCATGTGATTGTATTAGATGTAATGATGCCGAAGATGACGGGGTATGACGTATGCCGGAAGCTGGAGGACCGGGCGGACATCGGGATTATTTTGCTGACGGTTAAAAATGATATTGTCGATAAAATTGTCGGTCTGGAGCTTGGAGCGGACGACTATATGACCAAACCCTTCGAAATTCGCGAGCTGCTGGCTCGGGTAAAGGCGCTGCTGCGCAGACTGGAAAAGAACACGGGAGAAGTCAAAACGGAGATGTTCCAATATGGGGCTTTGCGAATTCATCCTGCTCACCGAACCGTAGAACTAGGGGATGACAAGCTGGAGCTCACTCCGAAGGAGTTCGACCTGCTGCTCTTATTGCTCGCTCATCCACAACGGGTATATGCACGTGAGGAATTGCTGGAGCTCGTATGGGATCTGGAGTATGCCGGCGGCACGCGGACGGTAGATATTCATATTCAGCGGTTGCGTAAAAAGCTGGGTGAGCCTTATCACAATATCCTGCAAACCGTCTTCGGTGTGGGGTATAAGGCAGCTCCGGAAAGGGAGTACACATGA
- a CDS encoding AI-2E family transporter: MEVFKRYYANLTIRRFSILVIIAVLLFSIRDMLNLVLLTFLIAYVMNSFQVLLTKRINKYIAVNSKVIIVILYLALITTIVFALVNYLPKVYTQIKQLTNFLANLTPADLPQNDITQYLFGTLKDLNYQSYMTHGIEYVLKISNWGTTFVLATILSFVFILEKNRIVNFTSRLRESKISWFYIELEYFGRKFISSFGKVIEAQILIALFNTLFTVIGLSILHFPYLFALSIMIFLLSLIPVVGFIISLIPLCIIGYNLGGLITTVYVLAMIAVLHVMEGYFLNPKLMSSKMNLPMFYTFIVLLFSEHYLGVWGLILGIPIFVFFLDILEIKRDK, translated from the coding sequence ATGGAAGTGTTCAAGCGTTATTACGCAAACTTAACGATCCGACGTTTTTCTATTTTGGTGATCATTGCAGTGCTGCTGTTCAGTATTAGAGATATGCTTAATTTGGTATTACTGACGTTTTTGATTGCTTATGTCATGAACAGTTTCCAAGTGCTGCTGACCAAGCGGATCAATAAATACATTGCGGTGAACAGTAAGGTTATTATTGTCATTCTGTATCTGGCGTTAATCACCACGATTGTCTTTGCCCTCGTCAACTATTTACCTAAGGTCTACACGCAAATCAAGCAGTTAACTAACTTTCTAGCTAATCTGACACCTGCAGATCTCCCCCAGAACGATATTACACAATATCTTTTCGGCACACTCAAGGATCTGAACTATCAGTCGTACATGACTCATGGAATTGAATATGTGCTCAAAATCAGTAATTGGGGAACCACCTTTGTATTAGCAACCATTCTTAGCTTTGTATTTATATTGGAGAAGAATAGAATTGTTAACTTTACCTCCCGTCTGAGAGAGAGCAAGATTTCATGGTTCTATATAGAACTGGAGTATTTCGGCAGAAAGTTTATTTCGTCCTTCGGTAAAGTGATCGAAGCGCAGATTCTGATTGCTTTGTTCAATACACTCTTTACGGTTATCGGGTTATCGATTTTGCACTTTCCCTACCTGTTCGCGCTTTCGATTATGATTTTCCTGCTTAGCTTAATTCCGGTGGTAGGTTTTATCATCTCCTTAATCCCGCTGTGTATTATAGGCTACAATCTGGGTGGTCTGATTACGACCGTCTATGTGCTGGCTATGATTGCCGTGCTGCATGTCATGGAGGGTTATTTCCTTAATCCGAAGCTTATGTCTTCCAAAATGAATCTGCCGATGTTCTACACATTTATCGTCCTGCTGTTCTCCGAGCATTATCTGGGCGTGTGGGGTCTGATTCTGGGTATTCCGATTTTCGTCTTTTTCCTGGATATTCTGGAGATTAAGCGAGATAAATAA
- a CDS encoding SDR family oxidoreductase: MQKIICITGASTGIGLSTALIFAKNDWIVYAGTRNLVRDQELYGNQRNLNFVEMDVTKPDTLQRVIDTIENEHGRLDVLFCNAGFGYLRSLGQAPMEDIQKVFDTNVYGVMQTIKTALPLMRQSGYGHIVATSSVGGLVGQPINEIYCASKFALEGLIESLATYYKPLFNIDVTLLEPGAIATEFNKTVLSHVSSTGGILDDEYKEILNAYTTTFLKRNIEPQTADSVAEVMWDLVHMETKPVRIRTSQRADEFVAHKVSMDPTGLTGVLTTRKVQLNL; this comes from the coding sequence ATGCAAAAGATCATTTGTATTACCGGCGCTTCAACCGGTATAGGATTATCAACGGCGCTTATTTTTGCTAAAAATGACTGGATTGTATATGCGGGAACTCGAAATTTGGTACGCGACCAGGAACTGTACGGGAACCAAAGAAACTTAAATTTTGTAGAAATGGATGTTACGAAGCCTGATACGCTTCAGCGGGTGATAGATACTATTGAGAACGAGCATGGCAGGCTCGATGTTCTTTTTTGCAATGCGGGATTCGGATACTTAAGATCGCTGGGTCAAGCGCCTATGGAGGATATTCAGAAGGTGTTTGATACCAATGTATATGGTGTAATGCAGACGATTAAAACCGCGCTGCCGCTGATGCGTCAATCCGGGTATGGACATATTGTGGCGACCTCCAGTGTAGGGGGACTTGTGGGTCAACCTATCAATGAAATCTACTGTGCCAGCAAGTTTGCTCTTGAGGGTCTAATTGAAAGCTTAGCCACTTACTATAAACCTCTTTTCAATATCGATGTTACTCTGCTGGAACCGGGTGCAATCGCCACTGAATTCAATAAAACAGTTTTGAGCCATGTCTCAAGCACCGGTGGAATTCTGGATGATGAATACAAAGAGATTCTGAACGCCTATACTACCACCTTTCTAAAACGCAATATAGAGCCTCAAACAGCCGACTCCGTAGCCGAGGTGATGTGGGATCTGGTACATATGGAGACCAAGCCGGTGCGTATTCGTACTTCACAACGTGCCGATGAATTCGTAGCGCATAAAGTGAGTATGGATCCAACCGGTCTGACTGGCGTGTTGACAACACGGAAGGTTCAGTTGAATCTGTAA